From the genome of Rhizobium binae, one region includes:
- a CDS encoding metal-binding protein: MALNILDTNGATVTKTGAEFEAYDVIRDSAANPSTPVTLVVSDSAVADLADELGSVSANVTGSSADNTIATGAGNDTISGGDGADTLSGGAGDDTIIGNAGNDKLLGGDGNDRITDGGFNFGPDGLLPEILDIDAGNGDDVITIDSIAAFTSGTIDGGAGIDALRTWSLRGLTLNNVENLETAEFQISGSSAEFESFDRIVRSTDPFFSFDPSLVVTDSAHLDLSDELEDLGTLVRGFSGIDVKTGDGNDEFAGSDVNDIFDGSGGSDLINGNGGDDKLTGGAGNDTINGGAGIDTAAFAGNFADYSFAVDNGSRVVTSVLEGMDRLTDVEFARFADGVYNFVTETFTVNSTGPGTPLNILDTNGATITKTGAEFEAFDVIRDSEINPLVPVNLIISDSGAVDLADELGSGSANVTGSSGNDVITTGAGNDTITGGDGADMLNGGAGNDSLNGGVGNDTLNGGDGNDHISGDVGNDVIRGGAGNDTIDDGELFGLSPEVVDINAGDGDDSISVATSAPLNSGTIDGGDGVDTLQAASLRGLTIENIEVLQTAGWSVAGSSAQFESFDKIVWSTDPFGDFRASVTITDSAHLDLADELGDLGAFVAGDASGIDVKTGGGDDEFNGTDGDDIFDGSGGNDILHGNAGDDKLTGGAGDDAINGGAGIDTALFAGNFADYSFALNNGDHILTSVAEGTDTLTDVEFARFTDGVYDFATEIFTSTNNAPTNIQLSKTSLSEDTPLWTTVGLLSARDADGDALTYTLIDGAGDHFRLKGNRIVTSKALDYETAKSHTIKVAVSDGKVTVEKDITINVLDVNEAPANQAPIKLAFSRSSISENVAIGTSVGLLSAVDPEGGAVKWRLTDDADGIFKLVGNKIQTKAAIDYESTHSLTFTAEAYDAAGNAASHDFTLAVKDVFELPSSSLLHDALV; this comes from the coding sequence ATGGCCTTGAATATACTGGATACCAACGGCGCCACAGTCACCAAGACCGGCGCCGAGTTCGAAGCCTACGACGTCATCCGCGACTCCGCTGCCAACCCTTCCACACCTGTCACCCTCGTCGTCTCCGATTCCGCCGTGGCAGATCTCGCCGACGAATTGGGCTCGGTTTCCGCGAACGTGACCGGCTCGAGCGCCGACAACACGATCGCGACCGGTGCCGGCAACGACACCATCTCAGGCGGCGACGGCGCGGACACGCTGAGCGGCGGCGCCGGCGACGACACAATCATTGGCAATGCCGGCAACGACAAATTGCTCGGCGGCGACGGCAACGACAGGATCACCGACGGCGGTTTTAACTTTGGACCGGACGGCTTGCTGCCGGAAATCCTCGACATTGACGCCGGCAACGGCGACGACGTCATAACCATAGACAGCATCGCCGCATTTACATCGGGAACGATTGATGGCGGTGCGGGCATCGATGCGTTGCGCACCTGGTCGCTCCGTGGCCTGACGCTCAACAATGTGGAAAATCTTGAAACGGCAGAATTTCAGATCAGCGGTTCGAGCGCAGAGTTCGAGAGCTTTGATAGGATCGTCAGGTCGACCGACCCCTTCTTCAGTTTTGACCCCTCGCTCGTCGTGACCGACAGCGCCCATCTCGATCTTTCCGACGAATTAGAAGATCTCGGGACCCTTGTCCGCGGCTTCTCCGGCATTGACGTTAAAACCGGCGATGGCAACGATGAGTTTGCGGGCAGCGACGTCAACGACATTTTCGACGGCAGCGGCGGCAGCGACCTCATCAACGGCAACGGCGGCGATGACAAATTGACCGGCGGTGCCGGCAACGACACCATCAATGGCGGCGCCGGCATCGACACGGCGGCATTCGCTGGCAATTTTGCGGATTATTCCTTCGCGGTCGACAATGGCAGCCGCGTTGTGACGAGCGTGCTGGAAGGCATGGATAGACTGACAGACGTCGAATTCGCGCGCTTTGCCGATGGTGTGTACAATTTCGTGACTGAAACCTTCACGGTCAACAGCACCGGGCCGGGGACGCCGCTGAATATCCTGGACACCAACGGTGCCACAATTACCAAGACCGGCGCGGAGTTCGAAGCCTTCGACGTCATCCGCGACTCCGAAATCAATCCTCTCGTGCCGGTCAACCTGATCATCTCGGATTCCGGCGCAGTAGATCTCGCCGACGAACTTGGCTCAGGTTCCGCGAACGTGACCGGCTCAAGCGGCAACGATGTGATCACGACGGGCGCAGGCAACGACACCATCACCGGCGGCGACGGCGCAGACATGCTGAACGGTGGCGCAGGAAACGACAGCCTCAATGGCGGAGTTGGCAATGACACGCTGAATGGCGGTGACGGCAATGACCATATCTCCGGCGACGTCGGGAACGACGTGATTAGGGGCGGTGCAGGCAACGATACGATCGACGATGGCGAGCTTTTCGGCCTAAGCCCGGAAGTCGTTGACATCAATGCGGGCGACGGCGACGACTCCATAAGCGTAGCAACATCGGCTCCGCTGAATTCCGGAACGATTGATGGCGGCGATGGGGTCGATACGCTGCAAGCCGCGTCGCTCCGGGGACTGACGATCGAGAACATCGAAGTCCTTCAGACTGCAGGATGGTCGGTCGCCGGATCGAGCGCGCAGTTCGAAAGCTTCGATAAAATCGTCTGGTCGACCGATCCGTTTGGCGATTTTCGCGCCTCGGTGACAATCACGGACAGCGCCCACCTCGATCTAGCCGACGAATTGGGGGATCTGGGAGCGTTCGTCGCCGGCGATGCCTCAGGCATCGACGTCAAGACCGGCGGCGGTGACGACGAATTTAACGGCACCGACGGCGACGACATTTTCGACGGCAGTGGCGGCAACGACATCCTCCACGGCAATGCCGGCGATGACAAATTGACCGGCGGCGCCGGTGACGACGCCATCAATGGCGGCGCCGGCATCGACACGGCGCTGTTCGCCGGCAATTTCGCCGATTATTCCTTTGCGTTGAACAATGGCGATCACATCCTGACAAGTGTTGCGGAAGGGACGGATACGCTGACAGACGTCGAATTCGCCCGCTTTACCGATGGCGTCTATGACTTCGCCACGGAAATCTTCACGAGCACCAACAACGCGCCGACCAATATCCAGCTCTCGAAAACCTCCCTCTCCGAGGATACGCCGCTCTGGACGACGGTCGGCCTGCTCAGCGCCAGGGACGCCGATGGTGACGCCCTCACCTACACGCTGATCGACGGCGCCGGCGATCACTTCCGCCTGAAGGGCAATCGTATCGTCACCTCGAAGGCGCTCGACTACGAGACGGCCAAGTCCCACACGATCAAGGTGGCCGTCTCCGACGGCAAGGTCACGGTCGAGAAGGACATCACGATCAACGTCCTCGACGTCAACGAGGCCCCGGCCAACCAGGCGCCGATCAAGCTCGCCTTTTCGCGCAGCTCGATCTCCGAGAACGTCGCGATCGGCACCTCGGTCGGCCTGCTCTCCGCCGTCGATCCGGAAGGCGGCGCGGTCAAGTGGCGCCTGACCGATGATGCCGACGGCATCTTCAAGCTCGTCGGCAACAAGATCCAGACGAAGGCGGCGATCGACTACGAAAGCACCCACAGCCTGACCTTCACCGCCGAAGCCTATGACGCGGCCGGCAACGCCGCCAGCCATGACTTCACGCTGGCCGTGAAGGACGTCTTCGAGCTGCCGTCTTCGAGCCTGCTGCACGACGCTTTGGTTTAG
- a CDS encoding metal-binding protein yields the protein MALNILNTNGAPITKTGAEFETYDVIRYSEANPLAAVTLQVSGSGAADLADELGSVSTAVTGSSSANVITTGAGNDTILGGGGADTLNGGIGNDLINGGTGNDTLYGGEGNDSLYGDVGNDIIRGGAGDDTIGDGDFFSAVAEVYNIDAGTGNDTVSLSNDVSTKVSGTVDGGAGTDTLQASDITGLTIKNFEILEAGPLGVVASTAQLEGFDRIKAQYYNMDVTLSLTDGSHVDLSDELTTGQVYIYGRVSGIDVTTGGSEDRFRGTDGNDIFNAGAGNDTVDGKDGNDLLIGGDGNDYIYGGAGDDVIRGGTGDDIIVDGDVFTIPDSGVFDIDAGDGNDSIDLESYAATYSGVIDGGAGTDKLQTLRLTGLTIKNVEILETGMYRVDGSAAQFESFDKIVYSNSPGDQDAIALALTDSVHLDLSDELAGRKAQIFGSASGIDVKTGGGNDYLEGTAGNDIFDGSGGNDTMNGNAGDDKLTGGDGNDQISGGVGNDIITGGAGDDKITDGDNFSTVPETFDINAGDGNDAINLQSHSSALSGTIDGGAGTDTLRVIEPTLDPGMEFIGLAGLTIKNVEILETAGAEVLASAAQFESFDKIVKYEKPGYENDVLALTLTDSAHADLSDELANRHVDIFGTAFGIDVKTGGGDDYFFGTNGNDRFEGGAGNDALFGGAGTDTAVFSGNFVNYTFAMNNGDHIVSSAKEGTDTLRDIEIARFADGVYDFSKSTFTPDANSAPTNIQLSKTALFESTPLWTTVGLLSARDADGDALTYTLIDGAGDHFRLKGNRIVTSKALDYETAKSHTIKVAVSDGKVTVEKDITINVLDVNEAPANQAPIKLAFSRSSISENVAIGTSVGLLSAVDPEGGAVKWRLTDDADGIFKLVGNKIQTKAAIDYESTHSLTFTAEAYDVAGNATSHDFTLAVKDVFELSSSSLAHEALI from the coding sequence ATGGCCTTGAATATTCTGAATACGAACGGCGCACCAATTACCAAAACCGGCGCCGAGTTCGAAACATATGACGTCATCCGCTATTCCGAAGCTAATCCTCTTGCCGCGGTCACCCTTCAAGTTTCGGGTTCTGGCGCGGCAGACCTCGCCGATGAACTGGGATCGGTTTCCACAGCGGTGACGGGCTCAAGCAGCGCCAATGTCATCACAACGGGCGCAGGTAACGACACCATTTTGGGTGGCGGCGGCGCAGATACGCTGAATGGCGGAATCGGCAACGATTTGATCAATGGCGGAACCGGCAATGACACACTCTATGGGGGCGAGGGAAATGACAGTCTCTATGGTGACGTTGGAAACGATATTATTCGCGGTGGCGCAGGCGACGATACGATTGGCGATGGCGACTTTTTCTCGGCCGTTGCCGAGGTCTACAACATCGATGCAGGCACCGGCAACGACACGGTGAGTCTGTCGAACGATGTCAGCACCAAGGTATCTGGGACAGTCGACGGCGGCGCTGGCACCGACACACTGCAGGCTAGCGATATAACGGGCCTGACGATCAAGAACTTCGAAATCCTCGAGGCCGGGCCACTTGGTGTAGTCGCATCGACCGCCCAGCTCGAAGGCTTTGATAGGATCAAAGCCCAGTATTACAATATGGACGTCACCTTGAGCTTGACAGACGGCTCCCACGTTGACCTCTCCGACGAGCTGACAACCGGCCAAGTCTATATCTATGGCAGAGTCTCCGGTATCGACGTCACGACCGGAGGTAGCGAGGACCGATTCAGGGGCACCGACGGCAATGATATTTTCAACGCGGGCGCGGGAAATGACACCGTAGACGGCAAAGATGGGAATGACCTCCTGATCGGTGGCGACGGCAACGATTATATCTACGGCGGCGCCGGAGATGACGTCATCAGGGGCGGAACCGGCGACGACATTATCGTCGACGGCGATGTCTTCACTATCCCGGACTCTGGAGTCTTCGATATTGATGCGGGAGACGGCAATGATAGCATTGACTTGGAGTCTTACGCTGCCACGTATTCTGGAGTGATCGATGGCGGCGCCGGTACTGACAAGCTGCAAACCCTCAGGCTTACCGGCCTGACGATCAAGAACGTCGAAATTCTCGAAACGGGCATGTATAGAGTCGATGGTTCGGCTGCGCAGTTCGAAAGCTTCGACAAGATCGTCTACTCGAACAGCCCGGGTGATCAGGATGCGATCGCCTTGGCATTGACGGACAGCGTCCATCTTGATCTCTCCGACGAACTGGCAGGCCGTAAGGCCCAGATTTTCGGCAGTGCCTCCGGCATTGACGTCAAGACCGGCGGCGGAAATGACTATCTAGAAGGAACTGCCGGCAACGACATTTTTGACGGCAGCGGCGGCAACGACACGATGAATGGCAATGCCGGCGATGACAAACTGACCGGCGGCGATGGCAACGACCAGATCTCCGGCGGCGTCGGAAATGATATCATCACGGGTGGAGCAGGCGACGACAAGATCACCGACGGCGATAATTTCTCCACCGTTCCTGAAACCTTCGATATCAACGCCGGCGATGGCAATGATGCCATCAACCTGCAGTCACACTCTTCCGCGCTTTCCGGAACGATCGATGGCGGAGCCGGCACGGACACGTTGCGCGTCATCGAGCCGACCCTGGATCCGGGCATGGAATTCATCGGTCTTGCCGGCCTGACGATCAAGAATGTTGAAATTCTCGAAACGGCGGGAGCCGAGGTTCTCGCTTCGGCCGCCCAGTTCGAAAGCTTCGACAAGATCGTGAAATACGAGAAGCCGGGTTACGAGAACGATGTGCTTGCACTGACGCTGACGGACAGCGCCCATGCCGATCTCTCCGACGAGCTGGCAAACCGCCACGTCGACATCTTCGGCACCGCCTTCGGCATCGATGTCAAGACTGGCGGGGGCGACGACTATTTTTTCGGAACCAATGGCAACGACAGGTTCGAAGGCGGCGCCGGCAACGACGCACTGTTTGGCGGCGCGGGCACCGACACCGCAGTCTTCTCCGGTAATTTCGTCAATTATACTTTCGCGATGAACAATGGCGATCACATCGTGAGCAGCGCCAAGGAGGGTACCGACACGCTGCGTGACATCGAAATCGCGCGGTTTGCCGATGGTGTTTACGACTTCAGCAAGAGCACTTTCACGCCCGACGCAAACAGCGCACCGACCAATATCCAGCTGTCGAAAACAGCGCTTTTCGAGAGCACCCCGCTCTGGACGACGGTCGGCCTGCTCAGCGCCAGGGACGCCGATGGTGACGCCCTCACCTACACGCTGATCGACGGCGCCGGCGATCACTTCCGCCTGAAGGGCAATCGTATCGTCACCTCGAAGGCGCTGGACTACGAGACGGCCAAGTCCCACACGATCAAGGTGGCCGTCTCCGACGGCAAGGTCACGGTCGAGAAGGACATCACGATCAACGTCCTCGACGTCAACGAGGCCCCGGCCAACCAGGCGCCGATCAAGCTCGCCTTTTCGCGCAGCTCGATCTCCGAGAACGTCGCGATCGGCACCTCGGTCGGCCTGCTCTCCGCCGTCGATCCGGAAGGCGGCGCGGTCAAGTGGCGCCTGACCGATGATGCCGACGGCATCTTCAAGCTCGTCGGCAACAAGATCCAGACGAAGGCGGCGATCGACTACGAAAGCACCCACAGCCTGACCTTCACCGCCGAAGCCTATGACGTGGCCGGCAACGCCACCAGCCATGACTTCACGCTGGCCGTGAAGGACGTCTTCGAGCTGTCGTCTTCGAGCCTCGCACATGAGGCGCTGATCTAA
- a CDS encoding DUF3828 domain-containing protein: MRLPTFILALAALAFAALPALAETYKTPKALLKALYSYDSDRSDAEAPSPYSIFFSDHLNRLLQADLDNTPEGDVGAVDFDPVIAGQDGEASNVRIGQPILLGDKAEVEVQFKNGEEVTLFYTLVREHGGWKVDDIANQKGDAPWSLAALLGDAQ, encoded by the coding sequence ATGCGTCTGCCCACATTCATCCTCGCCCTCGCCGCCTTGGCCTTTGCGGCCCTGCCCGCCTTGGCGGAGACCTACAAGACGCCGAAAGCGCTGCTCAAGGCGCTCTACAGCTATGACAGCGACAGAAGCGACGCGGAGGCGCCCTCGCCATATTCGATCTTCTTTTCCGATCATCTGAACAGGCTTCTCCAGGCCGATCTCGACAACACGCCGGAGGGCGATGTCGGCGCGGTCGATTTCGATCCTGTCATTGCAGGCCAGGACGGCGAAGCGAGCAACGTCCGGATCGGCCAGCCAATCCTGCTGGGCGACAAGGCTGAGGTGGAAGTGCAGTTCAAAAACGGCGAAGAGGTGACGCTGTTCTACACCCTGGTGCGCGAACACGGCGGCTGGAAGGTTGACGACATCGCCAATCAGAAAGGCGATGCTCCCTGGAGCCTGGCAGCACTGTTGGGGGATGCACAGTAG
- a CDS encoding cold-shock protein has translation MATKGTVKFFNQDKGFGFITPDGGAKDVFVHISALQASGIQSLREGQQVTFDTEPDRMGKGPKAVNISAS, from the coding sequence ATGGCCACCAAAGGCACCGTAAAATTCTTCAACCAGGACAAGGGTTTTGGTTTCATCACGCCGGACGGCGGCGCAAAGGACGTTTTCGTCCACATCTCCGCGCTGCAGGCTTCGGGCATCCAGTCGCTGCGCGAAGGCCAGCAGGTTACCTTCGACACCGAGCCGGACCGCATGGGCAAGGGCCCGAAGGCTGTCAACATCTCGGCTTCGTAA